Proteins encoded in a region of the Verrucomicrobiota bacterium genome:
- a CDS encoding type II toxin-antitoxin system death-on-curing family toxin produces MHGLRDGNGFLSAANQPINAHLYTSADHFEIAAASTFHWAESQCFIDGSKRVAILSALTYLAINHIHIMVDENILYDAMIALAEKRLDKPGLAVILRKSCPSS; encoded by the coding sequence ATGCATGGTCTAAGGGACGGGAACGGTTTTCTATCGGCAGCTAACCAACCGATCAATGCGCATTTATATACCTCAGCTGATCATTTTGAAATTGCGGCGGCTTCCACATTTCACTGGGCAGAATCACAATGTTTTATTGACGGAAGTAAACGGGTAGCCATCCTCAGTGCTTTGACTTATTTGGCCATCAATCATATTCATATCATGGTCGATGAAAATATACTTTACGATGCCATGATCGCCCTTGCTGAAAAGCGGTTGGACAAACCCGGTTTAGCCGTCATCCTGCGGAAGTCATGTCCCTCATCATGA
- the lpdA gene encoding dihydrolipoyl dehydrogenase, whose amino-acid sequence MNDTYDLIVIGGGPAGYTGAIRAAQLGKRVALIEKERAGGTCLNWGCIPTKSLIRNAEVYALVKKAADFGIQTGEVSVDWTKIIARSRGVSDRIAKGLEFLFKKNKIGYFTGEAKLLPDRKIRLGDQTLTAEKILLATGARSKLIPGFVPDGRQLLTSREAMVIPEKPESILIIGGGAIGVEFAYFFHTFGSKVTLAEALPTILPREDREISAELAKIFTRGGMTILPETKIEKIEKLFDGVAVTFSGKKAFTEKFQTVLCAVGVEANLDFLGDPAQIALEKGFVKTGDDYQTSLPGVYAAGDLIGPPWLAHVAAYEAIQAVEGIFTEHVPRRARVFPGCTYCHPQVASVGLTEEECKLHGLSYRAGKYPFLASGKALATGENTGFVKVLREEPGGKLLGCHIIGGEATEIISEMALAINLDLTAHDITSTIHAHPTLSEIILEATEMSSGRAIHG is encoded by the coding sequence GTGAACGATACTTATGATCTCATCGTGATTGGCGGGGGCCCTGCGGGTTATACAGGGGCGATCCGGGCGGCGCAACTGGGCAAACGGGTCGCACTCATCGAAAAGGAACGTGCCGGGGGCACTTGCCTGAACTGGGGTTGTATCCCGACCAAATCCCTGATCCGGAATGCCGAGGTTTATGCTCTGGTGAAAAAAGCGGCGGATTTCGGAATCCAAACCGGGGAGGTGAGTGTGGACTGGACGAAGATCATCGCCCGCAGTCGGGGAGTCTCCGACCGCATCGCCAAGGGGCTGGAATTCCTTTTCAAGAAAAACAAGATCGGTTATTTCACCGGCGAGGCGAAGCTACTCCCAGACAGAAAAATCAGGCTCGGGGATCAAACTCTCACCGCAGAGAAAATCCTGCTCGCCACCGGGGCACGCTCCAAGCTCATCCCCGGTTTCGTCCCGGATGGCCGGCAATTACTCACGAGCCGCGAGGCCATGGTCATACCTGAAAAACCTGAGTCTATCCTGATCATCGGTGGGGGCGCGATCGGGGTGGAGTTTGCCTATTTCTTTCATACCTTCGGCAGTAAAGTCACGCTGGCCGAGGCCCTCCCCACGATCCTGCCCCGCGAAGACCGCGAGATCTCCGCTGAGCTGGCCAAGATTTTCACCCGCGGGGGTATGACGATCCTGCCGGAAACAAAAATCGAAAAAATCGAAAAACTTTTCGACGGGGTCGCAGTGACATTCTCCGGTAAAAAGGCATTCACAGAAAAATTCCAAACGGTCCTCTGCGCAGTCGGGGTGGAGGCGAATCTTGATTTTCTGGGCGACCCCGCGCAAATTGCGCTGGAAAAAGGATTTGTAAAAACCGGGGACGATTATCAAACGAGTCTGCCGGGAGTGTATGCCGCGGGGGATTTAATCGGGCCGCCGTGGCTCGCGCACGTGGCCGCTTACGAGGCGATCCAAGCTGTCGAAGGCATTTTCACCGAGCACGTACCCAGACGCGCTAGGGTATTCCCCGGCTGCACGTATTGCCACCCGCAGGTCGCCAGTGTCGGGCTCACCGAGGAAGAATGCAAATTACACGGGCTCTCCTACCGGGCCGGAAAATATCCTTTCCTCGCCTCCGGCAAAGCCCTCGCCACTGGTGAGAATACCGGATTCGTCAAAGTCCTCCGCGAGGAGCCCGGCGGCAAATTACTCGGCTGCCACATTATCGGAGGAGAAGCCACCGAGATCATCTCCGAGATGGCCCTCGCGATTAATCTCGATCTCACCGCCCACGACATCACCTCCACGATCCACGCCCACCCCACCCTCAGCGAAATCATCCTGGAGGCCACCGAGATGTCCTCGGGCCGAGCGATTCATGGATAG
- a CDS encoding PAS domain S-box protein: MIFRLPKPIEDAILKRPLMMGSLIAVCLGLIPIYFWPTDNLVLLGASLVIAFFVSLLVYRLIYLLHRSQLQEIEKTQLLKRIQRSERELFSFIDSANVILIVADESGTVGLCNFTMQKYTGYTPDYLKGKVWWKEFLIPDEQMVTIEKVFVGRKSVENLETQIITANGEKRYIIWNIGPSTTDQGFQFVCVGRDVTERKLNATALRLTEERFQILFEEMKEGVIATDTKGYITQINTAARLILRLPKGKIEGRAMKDIFPALVRENGEPLPMEQFAPFVSLHDQYSLYGYVVGLANPPHDTVWIYGSSGVLNINDEFLGLIITFSDITPIKQAEADVSRSRESLRQIILNMQSGVILCNNQNKVEVCNPQFLKMWNFSEDWIAKNPSFTEVTARIMGESLQKQIISSRIDAALNNPGSEQFELQINDSLYVEFFTTRLADNYRLWTFRDVSQARILENQLRQAQKIESVGQLAGGLAHDFNNILTVVNGYLALTLEQTSVSDKRHLHLRRTQDALSRAVGITRKLLTFSRGDVFRKEIISLNDTIRESLDFLSRSVPGNIKVQYGLTAGDKKIFGDKGAMDQMMVNLCLNAVDAMPLGGTLSVTTDYLSLPDAELARKLPGVSPHGYIRWSVKDNGTGIPPAIINRIFEPFYTTKQNKSGTGLGLAMVYGICRSHGGLVEVDSVQDQGTVFIIYLPVTNEKTIEETETLPAVQADYSGLKNKIILLVDDEDMVLEMVSDLLEDKGIIVYQAINGMEALELFRKLGPKIDLIVTDMVMPGMSGLELIDQIRSINPRMGIIVTSGYTIQEQKDELEKRGIQSFLLKPYAPNQLFKLLQDYFAESSHMD, translated from the coding sequence ATGATATTTCGGCTACCTAAACCGATTGAGGATGCTATCCTTAAAAGGCCGCTCATGATGGGGTCTTTGATTGCCGTTTGTCTCGGGTTGATCCCCATTTATTTTTGGCCTACCGATAATCTGGTGCTTTTAGGAGCGAGTCTCGTAATAGCCTTTTTTGTTTCTCTTTTAGTTTACCGGTTAATCTATCTTTTACACCGTAGCCAGCTTCAAGAAATTGAAAAGACACAGTTGCTTAAACGGATCCAGAGGTCGGAACGCGAGCTTTTCAGTTTTATTGACTCGGCCAATGTGATCCTGATTGTCGCTGATGAATCTGGCACGGTCGGACTGTGTAATTTCACCATGCAGAAATACACCGGTTACACACCGGATTATCTGAAGGGGAAAGTTTGGTGGAAAGAATTCCTCATCCCTGATGAGCAGATGGTGACTATCGAGAAAGTTTTTGTCGGCCGCAAGTCTGTGGAAAACCTCGAGACCCAGATCATTACGGCCAACGGCGAAAAGCGGTATATCATCTGGAATATCGGGCCGTCCACGACCGACCAGGGATTCCAGTTTGTCTGTGTGGGCCGTGATGTGACGGAACGCAAACTTAATGCGACCGCCTTGCGCCTGACCGAGGAAAGATTCCAAATCCTTTTCGAGGAAATGAAAGAAGGTGTCATCGCCACGGACACAAAGGGTTATATCACGCAGATAAATACCGCCGCCCGCCTAATCCTGCGTTTACCGAAAGGAAAAATCGAAGGACGCGCCATGAAAGATATTTTCCCCGCCTTAGTCCGGGAAAATGGCGAGCCCTTGCCCATGGAGCAATTTGCCCCGTTTGTTTCCTTGCATGATCAATATTCCCTGTACGGGTATGTCGTCGGGCTGGCTAATCCCCCACATGACACGGTTTGGATTTATGGGTCTAGCGGAGTATTAAATATTAATGATGAATTCTTGGGGTTGATCATCACCTTCTCGGATATCACCCCGATCAAACAAGCTGAGGCCGATGTCAGTCGCAGCCGGGAGTCCCTCAGGCAAATCATCCTGAATATGCAGAGCGGGGTGATCTTGTGTAATAACCAGAACAAGGTGGAGGTGTGTAACCCCCAATTCCTCAAGATGTGGAATTTCTCCGAGGACTGGATCGCAAAGAATCCTTCCTTCACGGAAGTAACCGCTCGGATCATGGGGGAGAGCCTGCAAAAACAAATAATTTCATCCCGTATCGATGCGGCCTTAAATAATCCGGGCTCCGAGCAATTTGAACTCCAGATCAATGACTCCCTTTATGTGGAGTTTTTCACGACCCGGCTGGCTGACAATTACCGGCTCTGGACATTCCGAGATGTCAGCCAGGCAAGAATCCTGGAAAACCAGCTCAGGCAAGCCCAGAAAATCGAAAGTGTCGGGCAATTAGCCGGGGGCCTCGCTCATGATTTTAATAATATCCTGACCGTGGTGAATGGTTATCTGGCATTAACTCTCGAACAAACCAGTGTCTCGGATAAAAGGCATTTACACCTGAGACGCACCCAGGACGCCCTCTCTCGCGCCGTCGGCATCACACGCAAATTACTCACCTTTTCCCGGGGTGATGTTTTCCGCAAAGAAATCATTTCCCTGAATGACACCATCCGTGAATCCCTCGATTTCCTCTCACGATCGGTCCCCGGAAATATCAAAGTCCAGTACGGACTCACCGCCGGGGATAAAAAGATTTTCGGGGACAAAGGTGCCATGGATCAGATGATGGTGAATCTCTGCTTAAATGCCGTCGATGCCATGCCCCTGGGCGGAACCCTCAGCGTGACCACGGATTATTTGTCACTACCTGATGCGGAGCTCGCGCGCAAATTGCCCGGGGTCTCTCCCCACGGTTACATCCGGTGGTCGGTCAAAGACAATGGTACGGGCATCCCGCCTGCGATCATTAACCGTATTTTCGAACCCTTCTACACGACCAAACAGAATAAGAGCGGCACGGGCCTGGGCTTGGCGATGGTTTACGGGATTTGCCGTTCGCACGGGGGTCTCGTCGAGGTGGACAGTGTCCAGGACCAGGGGACGGTATTTATAATCTACCTGCCCGTGACCAATGAAAAAACCATTGAAGAAACAGAGACCTTGCCAGCGGTGCAGGCGGATTATTCGGGGCTCAAGAATAAAATTATTCTACTGGTGGACGATGAAGACATGGTTTTGGAAATGGTCAGCGATTTGCTTGAGGATAAGGGGATCATTGTTTACCAAGCCATTAACGGTATGGAGGCCCTCGAGTTATTCCGAAAACTCGGGCCAAAAATCGACCTTATCGTCACGGACATGGTCATGCCCGGCATGAGTGGGCTCGAGTTAATCGATCAAATCCGTTCGATCAATCCCCGCATGGGCATTATCGTCACCAGCGGATACACGATCCAGGAGCAAAAGGATGAACTCGAAAAACGCGGCATCCAGTCTTTCCTCCTCAAACCCTACGCACCCAACCAACTCTTTAAGTTATTGCAGGATTATTTTGCCGAATCCTCCCACATGGACTAA
- a CDS encoding NAD(P)H-dependent oxidoreductase, with the protein MMNPISNEQLLDQLNWRYATKRFDATKKIPDVTWDTLEEALILTPSSYGLQPWKFFVITDPEVKAKLQPHSWNQPQVTESSHYVVFAIMKNMGEEHALRFVESMAKTRNMPLESLNFYRDMILKDVINGPRSLIVNQWAARQVYIALGNFMTAAAMLGIDTCPMEGIEPPKYDEILGLPAKGYATIVACAAGHRNPEDKYATQAKVRFPASELIEHI; encoded by the coding sequence ATGATGAACCCCATTTCCAATGAACAACTCCTCGATCAATTAAACTGGCGTTACGCCACGAAACGTTTTGATGCGACAAAAAAAATCCCGGATGTCACTTGGGACACATTGGAAGAAGCGCTGATCCTGACTCCTTCCTCGTACGGCCTGCAACCGTGGAAATTCTTTGTGATTACCGATCCGGAGGTGAAGGCCAAGCTCCAGCCCCATTCCTGGAACCAGCCCCAAGTCACTGAGTCTTCCCATTATGTGGTTTTTGCCATCATGAAAAACATGGGCGAAGAACACGCGCTGCGTTTTGTGGAGTCCATGGCCAAAACGCGTAATATGCCGCTGGAAAGCCTGAATTTTTACCGCGACATGATATTAAAGGATGTGATCAATGGCCCTCGCAGCCTCATCGTCAATCAATGGGCAGCCCGCCAGGTTTATATTGCCCTCGGGAATTTCATGACAGCCGCCGCTATGTTAGGAATCGACACATGCCCGATGGAAGGAATCGAGCCACCCAAATATGACGAGATCCTGGGGCTCCCTGCTAAAGGGTATGCGACCATCGTCGCCTGTGCCGCCGGTCACCGTAATCCTGAAGATAAATATGCGACCCAGGCCAAGGTCCGTTTTCCCGCCAGCGAATTGATCGAACACATTTAA
- the lipA gene encoding lipoyl synthase: protein MNQTSPATSLARKPEWLKVRLGRDTVSGQIKSLMEHQSLHTVCESAQCPNRGECWARGTATIMILGDICTRSCGFCAVKTGRPTELDLDEPRRVAESVKSMKLRHVVITSVARDELADGGASVWADTIRAVRANVPGIRIEVLIPDMKGLTRDIDTILDAHPDILNHNVETVPRLHKLVRPQAKYERSLGVLEYAKSRGFVTKSSVMLGLGEESDELAEVLRHLRGIDTDILTLGQYLQPSRNHLPVAQWVSPEQFAHWKEFALGLGFRHVESGPLVRSSYHADENPIGRIS from the coding sequence ATGAATCAAACCAGCCCCGCCACGAGTCTAGCACGGAAGCCCGAATGGCTGAAGGTCAGGCTGGGGCGTGATACGGTATCCGGACAGATCAAAAGTCTGATGGAGCACCAGAGTCTCCACACAGTCTGCGAGAGTGCGCAGTGCCCGAACCGGGGTGAGTGCTGGGCGCGCGGCACGGCGACGATCATGATCCTCGGGGATATCTGCACACGCTCATGTGGATTTTGCGCGGTCAAAACCGGACGCCCCACGGAGCTCGACCTCGATGAACCCCGCCGCGTGGCTGAATCGGTCAAATCCATGAAACTGCGCCATGTGGTGATCACCTCCGTAGCGAGGGATGAACTCGCCGATGGCGGCGCTTCAGTCTGGGCGGACACGATCCGTGCCGTCCGCGCAAATGTCCCGGGCATCCGGATCGAGGTGCTGATTCCTGATATGAAAGGTCTCACCAGAGACATCGACACCATCCTCGACGCACACCCGGATATTTTGAATCACAATGTCGAAACGGTTCCCCGCCTCCACAAACTCGTGCGGCCACAGGCGAAATATGAACGTTCCTTGGGCGTCCTCGAATACGCCAAGAGCCGGGGATTTGTGACCAAGTCGAGCGTCATGCTCGGTCTGGGTGAAGAATCTGATGAACTCGCGGAGGTCCTGCGCCATTTGCGCGGGATCGATACGGACATCCTCACCCTCGGCCAATACCTCCAACCTTCCCGTAACCACCTGCCCGTGGCCCAATGGGTGAGCCCGGAGCAATTTGCCCACTGGAAAGAATTTGCGCTCGGCCTCGGGTTCCGCCATGTCGAGAGCGGCCCTCTCGTTCGCAGTTCCTACCACGCCGACGAAAATCCGATCGGACGGATATCGTAG
- a CDS encoding DUF5684 domain-containing protein — MKIKNLIFILSMLGLLAFNPVVKAQTEQTPATETAATESPAPGEAVATESPALGEAVATESQTTEESTPSETTVIQETQTEEVTAPDASESPASQEELVVVEQTGDTANQAIGAAGAVGGLVAIIVFLLIFIVLIVSGWKVFVKAGKPGWASLIPIYNIVVYCEICGKPVWWVILFFIPFVNFFVAIILVVSIAKAFGKGTGFAIGLILLPIIFFPVLAFGDAEYMGA, encoded by the coding sequence ATGAAAATAAAAAACCTGATTTTTATCTTGTCCATGCTTGGCCTATTGGCTTTTAACCCCGTCGTAAAAGCTCAAACAGAACAAACCCCTGCGACCGAAACCGCGGCGACAGAAAGTCCTGCTCCTGGTGAAGCTGTGGCGACAGAAAGTCCTGCTCTTGGTGAAGCTGTGGCGACAGAAAGCCAAACCACGGAAGAATCCACCCCCTCCGAGACGACTGTGATCCAGGAAACCCAAACCGAAGAAGTCACCGCACCTGATGCGAGCGAGTCACCAGCCTCTCAAGAAGAACTCGTCGTGGTGGAACAAACCGGAGACACCGCAAATCAAGCCATCGGCGCAGCTGGTGCAGTGGGTGGTTTGGTCGCAATCATCGTATTCCTGCTCATCTTCATCGTTTTAATCGTGTCTGGATGGAAAGTGTTTGTCAAAGCGGGTAAACCCGGTTGGGCCTCACTCATCCCTATCTATAATATCGTCGTTTACTGTGAAATCTGCGGTAAACCCGTATGGTGGGTCATTCTTTTCTTTATCCCTTTTGTGAATTTTTTCGTAGCGATTATTCTCGTAGTATCAATCGCTAAGGCCTTTGGAAAAGGAACCGGATTCGCAATCGGGCTCATCTTGTTACCCATTATTTTCTTCCCGGTTCTCGCCTTTGGTGATGCAGAATACATGGGCGCCTAG
- the efp gene encoding elongation factor P → MAIQANDVRKGMAIKYNNDVCMVLETTHRTPGNLRAFVQATIRSLKTNKSSDIRFSSTEKVEVVDVSRSKYEFSYMDAEAFVFTEPTTFETITLQPDMVGDAKNFITDNQSVEVTFVEDIPVIIELPPTVSLKVTESADGVKGDSANNVMKPAKLETGISIQVPLFIKEGEIIKVDTRTGDYVSRA, encoded by the coding sequence ATGGCTATTCAAGCAAATGACGTGCGTAAAGGCATGGCGATCAAGTATAATAATGACGTCTGCATGGTTCTCGAAACAACCCACCGTACCCCGGGCAATTTGCGCGCTTTTGTCCAAGCGACCATCCGTAGTTTAAAGACGAATAAATCCAGCGATATCCGCTTTAGCTCCACCGAAAAGGTCGAAGTCGTCGATGTCTCCCGCTCTAAATATGAATTCAGCTACATGGACGCTGAAGCCTTTGTTTTTACTGAACCCACCACTTTCGAGACGATTACCCTCCAGCCTGACATGGTCGGTGATGCGAAAAACTTTATCACGGACAATCAATCTGTCGAAGTCACCTTTGTCGAAGACATTCCTGTCATCATCGAGCTGCCTCCCACCGTTTCTCTCAAAGTCACTGAATCCGCCGACGGCGTCAAAGGGGACTCCGCTAATAACGTCATGAAACCGGCCAAACTCGAAACGGGCATTTCCATCCAAGTCCCTCTTTTTATTAAAGAAGGCGAGATTATCAAAGTCGATACACGCACAGGTGATTACGTCAGCCGCGCATAA
- the bioA gene encoding adenosylmethionine--8-amino-7-oxononanoate transaminase has product MSFDPLQTADRNYSWHPFTSSDDDLGAGPLVIVRGEGEYLWDSRGNRYLDGNSSIWCNLHGHNHPRLNRALRDQLAKIAHSSFLGHSNEPASLLAKELIDTLHGPAPLGFPGSVDRRHLPSRVFFSDNGSCANEIAAKMAVQYFGMTGQPQRKLLVAFANAYHGDTMLNVSLGGVGTFSRPYESLMLRREEDGHTADSPQVILVEDAAEFSTLAETRGAQIAAVFLESSLHGAGGMLPHAPGFMTQVAQGARTCGALLIMDEVLAGFGRTGHFLGCYAGGFAPDFITLSKGLTGGYMPLAITLAPEHVYEAFSGDYYSGRLLYHGHTYTAHPLGCAVARENLKIFQEEDILAQVAQKIPLLESGLARLGKSPGVKEVRSIGLIGAVEMIPDKCRGDRARAICLAARAYGLLTRPVGDSIVLMPPYCISPENLTLLFEALEKAIDSIT; this is encoded by the coding sequence ATGAGTTTTGATCCCTTACAAACAGCCGACAGGAATTATTCTTGGCACCCTTTCACCAGTAGCGATGACGATTTGGGCGCTGGGCCGCTGGTGATTGTCCGCGGTGAAGGGGAATACCTCTGGGACAGCCGGGGAAATCGTTACCTCGACGGGAATTCCTCAATCTGGTGCAATTTACACGGGCACAACCATCCGCGGTTAAATCGCGCCCTCCGGGATCAACTCGCTAAAATCGCGCACAGTTCTTTCCTTGGGCACTCTAATGAACCCGCCTCTCTCCTAGCGAAAGAACTCATCGACACCCTCCACGGTCCGGCACCCCTCGGATTCCCCGGATCCGTGGATCGTCGCCATCTGCCCTCGCGTGTATTTTTCAGCGACAACGGGTCCTGCGCAAATGAAATCGCGGCAAAGATGGCCGTTCAATATTTCGGGATGACCGGCCAGCCACAACGCAAATTGCTCGTGGCCTTTGCAAATGCTTATCACGGTGACACCATGCTCAATGTCAGCCTCGGGGGCGTGGGCACATTCAGCCGCCCGTATGAATCACTCATGCTCCGCCGGGAAGAGGACGGACACACCGCAGACTCTCCACAGGTTATCTTGGTGGAGGATGCTGCGGAGTTTTCCACCCTCGCCGAGACACGGGGCGCGCAAATTGCTGCGGTTTTCTTGGAGAGTTCTCTCCATGGTGCCGGCGGAATGTTACCCCACGCCCCGGGATTCATGACGCAAGTTGCTCAAGGGGCGCGTACTTGCGGGGCATTATTGATCATGGATGAGGTGCTCGCGGGTTTTGGGCGGACGGGGCATTTCCTGGGTTGTTATGCCGGGGGATTTGCCCCCGACTTTATCACGTTGTCAAAGGGATTAACGGGAGGGTACATGCCCTTGGCCATTACCCTCGCGCCGGAACATGTTTATGAGGCTTTCAGCGGGGATTATTACAGCGGACGTTTGCTTTATCATGGGCACACTTATACCGCCCATCCGCTGGGCTGTGCCGTGGCTCGGGAGAATTTAAAGATTTTCCAAGAGGAGGATATTCTCGCACAGGTAGCGCAGAAAATCCCGTTGCTGGAATCCGGCCTCGCCCGCTTGGGCAAATCCCCCGGCGTCAAAGAGGTGCGATCCATCGGATTGATCGGTGCTGTGGAGATGATCCCGGACAAATGCCGCGGTGACCGGGCCCGCGCCATTTGTTTGGCCGCCCGCGCTTACGGACTGCTGACCCGTCCGGTCGGGGATTCTATAGTCCTGATGCCGCCCTACTGCATTTCCCCTGAAAACCTCACGTTGCTTTTTGAAGCACTGGAAAAAGCGATTGATTCCATTACCTAG
- a CDS encoding EamA family transporter, with product MNITSSTPPPLTTGKRPPTWAFVLAFGIVYVGYGFNFLAIRVGVETMPPFIFAGAHVILAGLILFSWQLLRGQSLAISKSGLSKAALSSLFLFVGGVGLVTAGEKNGVPSGMAAVIKASVPLWVAILETLRPHGEKINRRMLIGLLLGAFGVIYMIAPQLDPAAAGAHPFGTTLLVMSALLFAIGTLIVRHWPPCPSIFTAISYQMIIGGAYLLVLGLCLNELSEINAAAFTGPVIGAFCFLLFIHSLCAFTAMNWLLRYLPASLVTTKFYVSPVVAVFAGWLILDEALTLRIIGCMLMILAGVFVILWQGQKTPAREPALKANDADELED from the coding sequence ATGAATATCACCAGCTCCACACCACCTCCGTTAACCACCGGAAAACGCCCCCCCACGTGGGCCTTTGTGCTGGCTTTTGGCATCGTGTATGTGGGTTACGGATTTAATTTCCTCGCGATCCGTGTCGGAGTGGAGACCATGCCTCCTTTTATTTTTGCAGGGGCTCATGTCATCCTCGCGGGATTGATCCTATTCTCCTGGCAACTTCTCCGTGGACAATCGCTCGCCATTTCTAAGAGTGGTCTCAGTAAAGCGGCGCTTTCGAGCCTTTTCCTTTTTGTGGGTGGGGTCGGCCTCGTCACAGCGGGCGAAAAAAACGGGGTTCCCTCCGGCATGGCCGCCGTGATCAAAGCCTCGGTTCCCCTCTGGGTGGCCATCCTCGAGACCCTCCGTCCACATGGCGAGAAAATCAACCGCCGGATGCTTATCGGACTTTTACTCGGTGCCTTTGGGGTCATTTACATGATCGCGCCCCAGCTCGACCCGGCGGCGGCAGGGGCGCACCCTTTTGGAACGACGCTTTTGGTCATGTCGGCCCTTCTTTTTGCCATCGGGACCCTGATTGTCCGGCATTGGCCCCCGTGCCCTTCGATCTTCACAGCCATATCCTATCAGATGATCATCGGTGGAGCCTATTTACTTGTCTTAGGCTTATGCCTAAATGAACTCTCTGAAATCAACGCTGCCGCCTTTACCGGCCCGGTCATCGGGGCATTTTGTTTCCTGCTTTTTATCCATTCCCTCTGCGCTTTCACGGCTATGAATTGGCTCTTGCGTTATTTGCCCGCCTCACTAGTCACCACAAAGTTTTACGTGTCTCCCGTCGTGGCGGTTTTCGCCGGATGGCTGATCTTGGATGAGGCACTCACCCTGCGGATCATCGGTTGTATGCTCATGATCCTTGCCGGAGTCTTTGTCATCCTCTGGCAAGGTCAAAAGACCCCTGCGCGTGAGCCCGCTCTCAAAGCGAATGATGCGGATGAGCTAGAAGATTAA
- a CDS encoding KpsF/GutQ family sugar-phosphate isomerase — protein sequence MTAIQKARRVFDIEISALRAVRAQIDEQFARAAEVLVETLNKKGKIIVIGVGKSGNIGTKVAATLTSTGSTSVLLSPSDALHGDLGIVNDGDAVLALSYSGETEELVRILPALKRFKVKIIAITASTRSSLAKHSDVVLCAKVPKEACPFNLAPTSSTTAMLVLGDALAMTVLQIRGFKEKDFARFHPGGSIGRTLLNKVTDIMRTGKKMASTKSGVTVKTALAAMIRAKCGSVCIIDARGKLLGVFTDGDLRRHFSDEDLMTRKIDDVMTRRPITIRDNALAAEALKIFDEHTIDDLVVVDKLGRPVGLIDSQDLPKLKVL from the coding sequence ATGACAGCCATCCAGAAAGCCCGTCGGGTCTTTGATATTGAAATCTCCGCTTTGCGTGCCGTTCGTGCACAGATCGACGAGCAATTTGCGCGGGCTGCTGAAGTCTTGGTCGAGACCTTGAATAAAAAGGGGAAGATTATCGTCATCGGTGTCGGCAAAAGCGGCAATATCGGGACCAAAGTCGCTGCGACCTTGACCAGTACAGGCTCGACCAGTGTCTTGCTCAGTCCTTCCGACGCTTTACACGGGGATCTCGGTATCGTCAATGACGGTGACGCTGTCCTGGCCCTGAGTTATTCGGGGGAGACCGAGGAGCTCGTCCGTATCCTGCCCGCGCTCAAACGTTTTAAGGTCAAAATCATCGCCATTACCGCATCGACCCGTTCGTCCTTGGCTAAACACAGTGATGTCGTGCTTTGTGCGAAGGTGCCAAAGGAAGCTTGCCCATTTAATCTCGCTCCGACCTCCAGCACCACAGCCATGCTTGTCCTCGGCGATGCTCTTGCCATGACCGTTTTACAAATCCGTGGGTTTAAGGAAAAGGATTTTGCTCGGTTCCACCCCGGTGGCTCCATAGGGCGTACTCTTTTGAATAAAGTCACCGACATCATGCGCACCGGCAAAAAAATGGCCTCGACGAAATCTGGGGTCACCGTAAAAACCGCCCTCGCGGCCATGATCCGGGCCAAATGCGGGTCGGTCTGCATTATCGATGCACGCGGCAAATTGCTCGGGGTCTTCACCGACGGGGATCTCCGGCGGCATTTTTCTGATGAAGACCTCATGACCCGAAAAATCGATGATGTCATGACTCGCCGCCCGATTACCATCCGGGATAATGCCTTGGCCGCCGAAGCCCTGAAAATTTTCGATGAGCACACTATTGACGATTTGGTGGTTGTCGATAAGCTGGGTCGTCCTGTCGGACTGATTGATTCCCAGGATTTACCAAAACTCAAAGTTCTTTAA